The Planctellipticum variicoloris DNA window GGAGTGCCGACGAAATCGAGCGGCAGTCGGGACCGATTCGGGCCGAGCTGGCGAAGGTCGACGCCGAACTGAAAACGCTCGGCGAGCAGCAGGCCGCCCTCCGCACCGCATGGAAAGACGCGACTGCGGGGTCAATGCGGTTGCTCTCCTCGGCGGACGTCGGCGAGGGCTTGTCGCTCGACCTGAATGTCGGCGCGACGACGGGGCTCAATGCGATCGAAGTCCGCAAGGGGCAGCTCCTGCAGCTCTCCATTCTGCCGCGGGGGAATCATGGAGCCGACAGCACGCGGGTCGAGTGGCAGATCGCCGAAGCGGGAGGCGACGGCCGGAAGTGGAGCACTGCCGACCTGGTTCCCGATCTGCTGGCGGGGAACCCGCACGCGGACAGTTACGGCCACGCCGGGACGTGGTTCTTCCTGGATGCCAAAGACGGTCTGGCGCTGCTGCCGGAGTCGGTCGGGCAGGTCAACGGCCGGCCCGAACTGCAGGCCTGGCGAAGCGGGGATACGCCGTCGGTGTTTGTGAACCGTTCGGATCAGCCGTCGCCGGTCTGGACGATGCTTCCCGCGAAATCGTTCTTCGTCCATCCGGGGCCGGGCGGTCCCGTGGCGGTGGCGTGGCGGAGCCCGATCGACGGAATGGTGAGCCTCACCGGGACCGTGGCTGACGCGCACCCGGCCGGCGGGCTGGATGGCGTCGCCTGGCGGCTGGAGCAGATCGCCAGCGAAGCCGCGGGCGAGACGCTGGCAAAACTGCAGACGCTGGAACAGCAGGCGGCGGCCCTCAACAAGCAGCGGGCCGAACTAATAGCCCGGCAGCCGAAGACGCCGCTGGCCTATGCGGTCAGCGAAGGAACGCCGGCCAATGCGCGGATTCATAACCGGGGGGAACCGACGAACCTGGGGGACGAGGCGCCGCGGAAGTTCCTGGATGTCCTCGGCGGGCAGGTCGTGCAGCAGACGGCGTCGAGCGGCCGGCTGGAACTGGCGGACTGGCTTGCGAGTCCGACGAATCCGCTGACCGCCCGTGTGATGGTCAATCGAATCTGGCTGTGGCACTTCGGCCGGGGACTGGTGGCGTCGCCGAATGACTTCGGCACGCGCGGTACGCCGCCGACGTATCCCGAATTGCTCGATTTCCTGGCGGACGAATTCGTGAAGAGCGGCTGGAGCGTGAAGGCCATGCACCGGTTGATTCTCTCCAGCGCGACGTACGCCGAGAGCGGGCAGGGGGGGCCGGAGTTGGAAGCGGCCTTCGGCCGCTTCCCCGGTCGCCGGCTGACGGCGGAGGAGCTGCGGGACAGCCTGCTGCTGGTGAGCGGCGAACTGGATACAACTCCAGGCGGGGCACATCCGTTCCCGCCGGAAGAAACCTGGGCGTTCTCGCAGCACGGACCGTTCGCGGCGGAGTACGACACGCTAAAGCGATCCGTCTACCTGATGCAGAAGCGCAACCGCCGAAGCCGGTTCCTGATGCTGTTCGACGGTCCCGATCCGAACGCCAGCACGCCGGTGCGAGATCTGACGACAGTCCCCACGCAGGCCCTGTTCTTCCTGAACGATGCACTGCTGCACGGCCGGGCGGACGCCTTTGCCGGGCGGGTTCTGGCGGCGGCGGACACCGACGCGAAACGCCTGAATGCAGCCTGTCAGATCCTCTACGGCCGCAACGCCAGCGCGGATGAACAACGGGACGCAGCGGAATTCCTGCAGGCGTACGGGGAGCCGAAAGCGGCCTGGAGCGCGCTGGGTCGCGTGCTGCTGTCGAGCAACGAGTTCCTGTTTGTGGATTGAACCGGGAAGAGTTTGAACCACGAATGACACGAATCTTCACGAATGAAATCGAAGCGATTGAACCACGGAGAACACAGAATTCACGGAGACAACGAATTGAGAGAGGATCGCTTGATGCGTCGTCTTAAGTTTGCTCTCTCTCTCTCTCTCTCTCTCTCTTCATTCGTGCGAATTCGTGTGATTCGTGGTTAAGTCCTGACTCTTCGGAATCTGAAATCGAGATCAAGGTCCAACGACCATGCTGAAACCGGATTGCTGTCGTCGTGATTTCCTGCGTTCGTCCGTCGCCGCTTCTGCAATCTTGCCGGGGCTGGTCAGCGAACTGCTGGCTGCGGAGGATCCGCTGGCGGCGCGCTCGCCGCACCATACCGGCAAGGCGAAGTCGGTGATCTTCCTGTTCATGACGGGGGGCGTGTCGCACGTCGATACGTTCGATCCGAAGCCGCGGCTGTCGCAGGATGTGGGCAAAGAGGTCAAGCTCGATCACCCGGAAATCCAGAACCGGCCGGGATACGAACGCATCTTCCTGAAGGCCCCGCAGTGGGATTTTCATCGCTACGGCGAAAGCGGTTCGGAGGTCAGCGGACTGTTTCCGCACGTGGCCGGGTGCGTGGATGACATCGCGCTGATCCGTTCGATGCACACCGACCACTCGAATCATTACAACGCGACGCTGGGGATGCATACCGGGTCGTTCGCCTTCGCCCGGCCCAGCATCGGGTCGTGGGTCAGCTACGGGTTGGGGGCGGAGAACCGGAATTTGCCATCATTCGTGGTGCTGGCCCCGGCTCAGACGTACGCCGGGACGCAGGTCTACGCCAGCGATTTTCTCCCCGGCGCCCATCAGGGAACGCTGGTCGTGCCCGGGGCGGAGCCAGTGGCGAACGTCGCGCCGCGCGTGCCGCTCGACCGGCAGCAGCAGGAACTGGCGGCGCTGGCGAAGTGGAACCGCCGGCATCTGGCCGACCGGGCCGAGAATTCTTTCCTTCAGGCGCGGATGCGCTCGTTCGAAACGGCGTACGGCATGCAGATGGCCGTTCCGGAAGTCTTTGATCTGGCTCACGAATCCGACGCGACGCTCGACTTGTACGGCCTGCCGCGGGGCTCGACGCAGGGCTTCGGCTGGCAGTGCCTGATGGCCCGGCGGCTGGTTGAACGCGGAGTGCGGTTCGTCGAGCTGATCGATACCGGATCGTCGGGCAACTGGGATTCGCACGGGGACATGCTGGACCACGAGCGGCTGGCGAAGAACGTCGACCAGCCGATCGCGGGGCTGCTGAAGGACCTGAAATCGCGCGGGCTGCTCGATGAAACTCTGGTCGTCTGGACAACGGAGTTCGGGCGGACGCCGTTCAACAACTCGGCGACGGCGAAGGGCCGCGAGCACCACAACTGGGCCTTCAGCTCCTGGCTCGCCGGGGCCGGGGTCCGCGGCGGGACGGTCTATGGCGAAACCGACGAATACGGCGTCCGCGTGGCGAAAGACGGCGTCCACGTCCACGACTTCCACGCAACGATCCTGCACCTGATGGGCTTCGATCACGAGCGGCTGACGTACCGGCACAGCGGCCGGGACTACCGGCTGACCGATGTGCATGGGAACGTGGTGGGGGGCGTGCTGGGGTAGGGGCCAGACCGAGCAACCGGAGGTGTCGTCGCTGCGATCCTCAACCCCCGGCTACTTTCTGGCATCCCCCCAGGATGCGAGACGTCGCGATTGCTCGTTCCCGATGGCTGCTCGGCCCCGAACGTAGAAGCTGCCGGCCGAGCTACTCCACCCGCATCGCAATCAGCGTCTGATCGTCGGTCGGCGGGGCGTTCTCGCAGAACTCGGCGACGGCGGTGCGGATCTGCTGCAGGCAGTCTTCCGCGCTCCCCGCGGCGCACTCCAGGAGCAGTGGATCGAGGCGGTCGAGGCCGAACAGGCGGCTGATCCCTTCGCCCGGTCCCATCGCTTCGGGAATGCCGTCGGTATAGAGCAGCAGCAGGTCGCCGCTGACAAGTTCAATGGTCGCCTCGTCGTAGGTCAGGCCGGGCATCAGGCCCATCGGCAGGCCGCCGCTTTCGTCGAGCGACAGCACGCGCCCCGCACGGACGAGCCGCGGGGGATTGTGGCCGGCGCTGGAGCAGGTCAGCGTCCGCGCGGCCGGATCGAGAATCGCATAGAAGGCGGTCACGAACGTACCGTCGCGCGTGTAGGCCCGCGCGAGCCGGTCGTTCAGATAGGACAGCAGCGCGGCGGGGGGCGAGTGCGTCCCCGGCTGCGCGTGGGCGATGGCGTGAGTGATCGCCATCAGGACCGCGGCCGGGGTGCCGTGGCCCGAGACGTCGGCGATGAACAGTCCCCAGGCGCCGTTGGCGAGCGGAAAGAAGTCGTAGTAGTCGCCGCCGGCCCGGGAACTGGTTTCGTAGTGGGCGGCCAGTTCGAAGCCGGGGATTGTCGGGAGCTGGTCCGGCAGCAGCGACCGTTGAATGTTGCCGACGACCTGCAGCTCCCGATCGAGCGCGTGGAGGGCCGCGCTCAGTTGATTGCGCAGCACCAGGTTCTGCGTCCCGCGTCCGAACAGCCCCGCCTGCCAGTGCAGCATGGGAATCATGCCGTGGTTCACGTCGGCCCCGGGGCGGACCAGCATAATCGTATGATTGAGAGCCTCGCCGCCATCGTACTGCGGCAGTGCGACCAGCGCCTGAAACCCCTGCAGATAAAACCAGGCCGGATCGTCCGCCGCGAGCCGGGACGGCAGGTCTTCGATGATCACCGGGCTGCTGCCATAGGCGATTTCGCCCAGAAGTCCGCCAGTCAATTTCGGCAGCAGGTCGCGCTGGGTCCAGGGATTGTACGACTCGGCGAATCGCGACGAACGCGTAATCAAATAGAATGGCGAATCGACATTCCGCCGCGAGACAGCCACGTAGTCGTCGGTCTCGATCAGCTCGCCGATGCCGTTCCAGTAGATCGACACCAGCTCTTCGGGGTCGTTGACGCCGGAGATGGCTTTCATCGTCCGGTCGATGATCGCCAGTTCGTCCTGCCAGGTCCGCTTGGGACTCAACATACCTCGCTCCTGTCGCCGTTACGGAATGCACTCGGCGTCACCACAATTCTAGCAGGATACCGGTGCCGTTTCGCCGGTCGGCGATCGCACGTGGCGGTTGAACGAAGGGGACGGCATCGGCCGGGTACACGTCGGGGCATGCAACGTCCGCGAACACCTGTCGCCGTGTAGGAATTCTCCACGTCCCGGAAACCTCGCTTGCGGCGGCCTAACGGAACAGTCACGATGACTGCATTGAACGCCTGACGTCTGCAGACACGTCCCGCGGGATTCCCGCTCAACCCCGACGAGCCAGCTTCTACGGAGTTATCCTTCATGAACGGCATCAGTTTTCAGCGTGTCCATCTGGTGGCTGGCTTACTCGCAACATTCTGCGCCAGTTCCCTTTCGGCACAGGAGAGCGCGGTAAAACCGGATCAGGACGGATCGAGTCCGTCCCGACTCGAATTCCTGCGAAACGTGGTCGGCAAGATCGCCATCAGTCCGACCGATCCCGGCGATCCGCGCGAACTGACCTTTAAAGCCCAGCCAATCCTGCGGTACTCCGATCCCGCCCGCAAGATCGCCGACTCCGCCGTCTGGCGCGTTGGCGCCAAAGGACGCCCCATTGCGCTCGTCACCTCGGAAATCTACGGTCCCTTTGGTCCGGCCGAGGGGAGATCTTACCAGCTCAACCACGAGTTTCTGGCCATCGACAAACCGCATCTGACGATGCAGTGCGGCGCCTTCACCTGGGCACCACCCGCCGAATCAGCGCTGACTTTCCAGAAGTTCAAAACGGACGAACGTCCCGCCGCCACACCGCAGCTCCGGCTGGTCCAGATGAAACGGCTGGCCCAGAAGTTCACTCTGCGCGAATTCCACCTGGGTAACCAGATCGAACTGCGACTGCTGCCAACACCGCTCGACCGCTATGAACCGTCGGCCAAGCCTCTGGCCGACGGAACGATTTTTGCGGGAGTGTGGGGCGTCAATCCCGAGCTATTGCTATTCATCGAGTCCGATGGCGAATCCTGGTCCTACGGCTTCGCGCGTTCAGGCAGCGCCAAGTTGTGGGCCATCCTCGACGACGCCGAAGTATGGGGCGTCCCGAGCGTCTATGTCACGCCGGTCATGGCGTACTCAATTGCGGTCAATCCGGCGACAATTCCTGCAACTCTGTTCGACGATCCGAGCGCAAAAAAAGAGCCATAATCCGACGTCGCAGGCATCCTGCCACGCTGGCTCCCTACTGCATTGGATTACTCAGCAGGTACGCCAGGACGTCGCGCAATTCTTCCGGAGTCTTCACCACGCCGGCGGGCATCGCCGAGACCTCCGACGCTTTCCGGTCCTCGATCTCCGACTTGGCCAGCGTCACTCGCTTCGTGTCCGGCAGCAGCAGCTCCAGTTTGTCCGCCGTCTCCATCACGACCAGACCTGTCAGAACTTTTCCGTCGACAGTCGTCAGGGCAGTCGACTTGAAGACCGGCGAGATCACCTTGTTCGGGGCCAGCACCGATTCCACCAGATAGGCCAGTTCAAATCGCCGCCCGGCGTCCGCCAGGCTGGGGCCGCCGGTCGTCCCGGCGACCGGTGTGGCGGCGTGGCACTTCGCGCAGCCGAGGGATTCGGCCCCGAAGAGTTTCCGGCCCCGTTCGACGTCCGCCCCCTTCAGGGCCATGGCCCAGTCGACTTCCAGAAACTTCGGATCGATCGGCTGATTCCCCGTCCCCGCCGCCTTCAGCCGCTCGGCGAGCGACAGTCCGTCCGGCAGCGGCGGCAGCGTGATCTGCACGTCCTGCAGCGTCCGGTAATGGATGTATTGCCCCCCAAGTCCCGCTCGCATGCGGTCCCGCAGCAGGATGTCGTTGCCGCCCGGCTGCAGATCGATCGTCACCACGTCGTCGTATTGAATGTTCGGCCGGACGTCGTCCTTCGACCAGACCAGCTTGCCGTTGTGCCAGACCTTGAGACCGTCTTCGGCTCCCAGCAGCAACTGGCACCGCTGAGCGACCGAACTCTCGATCCGGAACAAGGAGTAGACCGATGACTGAGGGCTGGGGCCGAAGAGCTGGGCGAAATCATACAGCGGCCGGTCTTTGCCGGTCTGGGCAACTTCCTTCCACTCCAGCGACATGCCGCCGGCCTCCACCTTCGCCCGCAGATCGACCGGTCCCAGTTCCGGAGCATGCGCCGTCTCGAAGCCCTTGTCGCCGTCCGGCAGCGGACCGAGCATCCAGACCTTGGCGACGCCCCGTCCGCCCGCCAGGCTCAACCGTCGATCCTGCACGTCGGTCAGCACCTTGGCGATCTCGGGCTCGCTGCGGGGATCGTTGACGACCGACAGAAAGTGGGCGGCCTGCAGTCGGATCTGATCGTTCGGATCGGCGAGTCGTTCCATCAGGAGCGCAAAGAACATTTCGGTCTCGCCCGGCCGCGGCGCGCTCTTCCAGTATTCGGCCATCGTGTAGTTGCCAAGTCGTCCCTGCTCCCGCAGGTCCACTTTGCCGTCGGCGAATTCGATGATGTTCGCCGCCTCCGTCCGCTGCGGCTCCAGCGGCGCCTGTTCCGGCAGTTCGTCGTGGACGCCAGGTACTGTCATCGCGAACCCCGCCGCCAGGACGCCGGTCATCCGGCTTTGGGCGTCGCGGGAATTCACGAGCTGAGCGATCTGATCGAATGGCGCCAGTTGCGACAGCAGAATCGCCGTCGTGTGGCGGACGAAGGCATCCTTGCTCCGCGCCGGTAGTTCCAGGACTTCGTAAGGAACTTCTTCTTCGCCGATGCGGGAGAAGAGTCCCGTAACCGCCGCGACCTGGACCTGGGGATCGGCGTCGTCGAACTTGGAGACGAAGAAGTCCCGGCCGGTATGCAGCTCCGGAAAGTGATCGAGCGCCCGGACCGCCTGCAGCCGCAGGTTGGCGTTCTCGCCATTTGCCAGCTTGCGGAGAATCTGCCCCGCATAGTCCGTCTTCGAAGCTTTTGCCGAGGCCGCCGCCAGCCACAGCAGATGGGGCGTCGCCGGGTCGGTCGCCACGGCATTTTTCAGTTTGCGGGCCGCCTCCAGCAGCAGCGGGCCGCCCCGTCGCAGCAGTTCCTGATGGGCCACGGACCGTTGCGACCAGCTTGGCGAAGCGAGCTCGCTCCACAGTTTATCGGCGGTCGCAGTGGGGGGCTCGTAGCCGTCGAACGGCATGGCCTTCGAGTCGTCCGCCCGCGTGATTATTGCCAGGTCGCTTCGATAAACCGGCGAACCTTCGTTCTGGGACATGTAGCTCAGCGTCACAAACACCCGCCCGCCGCGACCGACGCACACCCCCACCGGTCGCGCCTGGTTCTGCCCTTCGAGCATGACGTGCTCGGCGGCCGTGAAGCTGGAGTCCTTCTTTTCCAGCGGAAACCGCGACACCGTCCGCCGGCCCCAGCGGGCGACGAGCAGGTTGTTGTCGTAAGTTTCGGGCAGGAACTTGTCCGCATAATACGTCTGCAGCACCGGCACGAATCGTCCGAGGCTCTCGTTGAGCGTCGGCAGCAGATCTGCCCGGTCAGGCGTCTTGCTCAGCAGCCAGCCCCGCGGCCAACTGTAGTACGCCTGCGGCGACACCTGCAGCAGCCGCCCCGGCGCGTAGAAGGCCGGCATCGCTTCGTGGTCGTTGTCGTTCGTGAACAGGTTCCAGTTCCGGTCGAAGTTCAGTCCGCAACTGTTCCGCAGGCCGCGCGCAAAGCTCCGCAACTTCGTCCCGTCCGGCTGTACGCGAAACACCGCCCCCACGCCGTGGTAGGGGACTCGCGCGAAGCCGTTGGCCCCGGCCGGATGATTTTCGTCCGGCCTGAAGAACATCGACCAGTAGCCCCAGTGGTCCGGCCGGCTGAAGTCGCCGTAATACCACAGCGGGTCTCCCATCGAGAAATAGAGATCTCCCTCCGGCCCCCAGGCGCAGGCATGCAGGCACTGATGCACGTGCCCGTTCGGAACGCCCCACACCAGCCGCTGAGGCTTCAGCCCGGTCCGCTGAATCCGTCCTCCCGGCACGATGTAGAGGGCGCTGACCGTCATCAGGTACAGATCGTCGCCGCGAATCTCGATGTCGTAAACCCACGTGTGATCGGGAAACTCCAGCAGCAGCTCCCGCGGCTTGTAGGTTCCGTCGGGGAGTGGCTCGTAGACGAACAGTGTCTTCCGACCGCCCACGAAGATGCGACCGGCGGCGTCGACCCGCACTGCCAGGAATGAGTCCGTCTCCGAACTGTCCAGCAGCTCCACCTTGAGCGCCGGATCGGTGACGCGATAGTCCAGCGCTTCCGCCGGCAGGCTCCAGCAGATTGCCAGCAGACATCCCACGCGAACCCACACCGAACCGCTCATCGCCGTCCCCTCACTGTCGCCCGAAACATCGCGAGCCCCGGAATCCACCGATCCCAGGGCCCGCGCAGTCTAACTTTTCTCTTCACCACCCACTATCCACCCACCACTCTACTTCTTGCCTACGTCATACGCCATCAGCGTATCCTGCTCCCGCAGGTAGAGCGTATTTCCGACGACGACTGGATGCGCCCAGCTCGGGCTCTCGACGATTTCCGGCTTGAAGGAACCCCGCAGCTTGTACTCGTCCGTCGAAGCGTCCACCAGCGCCACGTCGCCGCTCTGATAGCGGAAGATGATGTGCTTGTCGGCATACGTCACTCCCGCCGAACCCGAACCGGCGCCGCGGATCTTCCCGCCCCACAGGACGTTCCCGGTCGCCAGGTCGATGCACATCGGGAAGCCGTTGTTGTGACCGTGTCCCATGAAGACCTGATCGCCGACCAGCACCATTCCGCCGTGGTGATTCTGCATTTCGCGGGCCGGATGGTAATAGACTTCAGTCGCCGAGACTCCGTCGCCGTCGCGGGTCAGCTTCAACAGCGCCGTCCCTCCCTGGTCGTAGCCCGACGACGTGAAGACGTAGTCCCCGGCGATCAGCGGCGTCGGAATGTTGGCCACCGGATTCGCCACACGGTTGTACGTCCAGAGGAGCTTGCCGTCCGACGCCCGGACGCCGATCGCGCCCCGACCGACGAGGGTGACGTACTGCTTCACGCCCGCGGCGTCGCTGATCACGATCGAAGAATACCCGGCGCCCGGCTTGCCCGCCTCGCCAAAGTCCGGCACGGCCGACTTCCAGACGTCCTTGCCGGTCTGCTTGTCGAGCGCGACGATCATGGCGTCTTCGCCGCCCGGCGTGCAGACGACCCGGTCGCCATCCACCAGCGGCGACTCGGAGAAACCCCAGCCGGACATCATCTTCCCGCCGAACTCCTTGAAGTCCCGCTGCCAGACGATTTTGCCGTCGGCCACGTTCAGGCAGGTGATCGCCCCGTTGGAGGTCACCACATAGAGCTTGTCGCCGTCAACCGCCGGCGTGCAGCGCGACCCTTCGTAGCCGTGTTTCGGCTCGAAGTCGACAACCGGCTGGCTCCAGACGACCTTGTGTGACTTCAGATCGACCGCCGTGACGTGCTGCGAGTCGCCGTGATTTCCGGTCGTGTAGAGCCGGTCTCCGACGATCGACACGCTGGCATAGCCCTTGCCCAAGCCGGCGACCTTCCAGGCCAGCGTCGGCGGATGCGCCTCCCAGTCGGTCGACAGTCCGGTCGAGGCGCTCCGATTCTCGCGTCCGGGGCCACGCCACTGCGGCCAGTCTGTTGAACGCAGCGGTTCCAGCGCCCACGCTGTCGCCGAAGCGAGCGCAGCGACACACACACCGAGGAGGGCAAGGCGAGACATACGCGATCCAGTCATTTGTGGGATGAAGACAATGGCAGGCAATTCCCGGCAGACCGGGGGCAGGCAGACTGCCCGCAAGTATAGATAGCCGTGCCCACCCCCGCAACATCCGCGTTGAGCGCTAAGCGTTGAGCATTCTTCTTCACCATCCACCATCCACCATCCACTGACCACCATCCACTCTCTACCTGCTAAACTCTCGCCATTCCCGATCCGCCCTCCGCGAGTCCCCCCATGACCGGCCGCGTCCTTGTCGTCGGCAGCTCCAATACCGATCTCATCGTCCGGACCGAGCGACTGCCGCGCCCCGGCGAAACGCTGCTCGGCGGCAGGTTCCTCTCCGCGCCGGGAGGGAAGGGGGCCAATCAGGCCGTCGCGGCCGCACGGGCCGGCGCGCAAGTGACGTTTGTCGCGAGGCTGGGACAGGACGCCTACGGCGACGTTGCGCTGAAGGGTTTTCACGCCGACGGCATCGATACGCAGTTCATCGTCCGCGACGCCCGCGAGCCGTCGGGCGTCGCGTTGATCTGCGTCAGCGCCGCCGGTGAGAACAGTATCGCGGTCGCTCCCGGCGCCAATGCGAAACTCTCCGCCGCGGATGTCCGTCGGGCGAAAGCTGTGGTGGGTCCCGGAGACGTCGTCCTCGTCCAACTGGAAACCTCGCCGGTTGCGGTCACTGCCGCGGCCCAATTGGCCGCAACGTCGGGGGCGAGGCTGATTCTCAATCCCGCCCCGGCCGGGCCGCTTCCCGCGGAGATTCTGCCGCGAGTTTCGATCATCACCCCGAACGAAACGGAAGCCGAGCTGCTGACCGGCCGGCGGGTCCGGGACCCGCGCACCGCCAACCTGGCGGCCCGCGTCCTGCATGAGCTCGGCGTGGAAACGGTGATTCTCACGCTCGGCGCCCGCGGGGCCTGGGTCAGCGAGCCGGCTGGGACTTTTCTCGCGCCGCCATTTCCGGTGCAGGCGGTCGATACGACCGCCGCTGGTGATGTCTTCAACGGCGCCCTCGCCGCCCGGCTCGTCGAAGGCCAGCCGCTAGCCGCAGCCGTCCACTTTGCGTCCGCGGCGGCAGCGATTTCCGTCACCCGGATGGGCGCACAGCCGTCGGCGCCTCGCCGCGCGGAGATTCTCAAACGACTCAAGACGTCGCGTTGAGCAACCAGCTCCACATCGAGCGAAAGGCAGCCTTCCAAGGGCGATTCAAGGTAGCCCAGCGGCATAAGCCCTGTGCGCCGCGACGATCTCCCCCTTGTGTGAAACTTTTCCGCGCATTCGGACGATAAGGTGTCTGGGGGGCGTTCGCGTTCAGAGTCGGCTGCTGCGCTGCGAAGCGCAGCAGCCGACCGTTCCACGAACGTGAAACACAAGGCACGGATGGCCGAGTACCGCGTCAAACTTGATGTCTTTTCCGGACCGCTGGACCTCCTCTTGTACCTGGTCCGGCGGAACGAGGTGGACATTGTCTCCCTGCCGATCGCCAGAATCACCGGACAGTTCCTGCAGTTCCTCGAAGTCCTGGAGCTGATTGACCTCGATCTGGTCGGCGACTTCGTTGTGATGGCCAGCTCCCTCGTCGAGATCAAAAGCCGCCTGGTCCTCCCTCGGGCCGAGGATGAGCAGCCCGACGAAGCGCCGCTCGCCGACGATCCCCGCAGCGAATTAATCCAGCAGCTCCTCGAGTACAAAAAATACAAGGACGCCGCCCTGGCCCTGGAGCACCAGGCCGCCGAGTGGCAGGAGCGCTATCCGCGCCTGACCGACGAACGACCGCGGACGGCCAAGGATCACTCGGCCGACCCCATCAAGGAGGTTGAACTCTGGGATCTGGTGAGCGCCCTCTCCCGCGTGCTGCAGAAGCGAATCGTCGAAGAAACGTCCAGCATCCGCTACGACGACACGCCAATCTCGGTCTACGTCGAACGAATCGCCGAACGCGTCAGAGCGGACGGTCGGGTCCCCTTCAGCGAGTTTTTTGAAGGGACGAATCTCCGCAGCAAGATCATCGGAATCTTCCTCGCGATTCTCGAACTGCTGCGCCACCATCACTTTCGGGCCGAACAGCCCGATGAGTACGGCGATATCTATGTCCTTCCGCCTGGTTCCGCGGACGCTACGTCCGCGGTCGTCGAACCGCCGCGCGACACGGTCTCCGCTCCGAATTGAGCCAGAGCTGCCAGGAACGTCTCACGCCTGCGAATCCGAGTTCAGACGGCGACGAAGACCGGGCGGGACGGCGATCGCGCTGATGCCTGCTGACTCAACGCTGAGTCAACTCCCCCATCTCGCTGGCCATCCGTGTCAGACGCCGCTGCTGCTCATCAATCTCAGCCCGGAGCTGGCGAATCTCCCTCTCCAGTTCCAG harbors:
- a CDS encoding segregation and condensation protein A — its product is MAEYRVKLDVFSGPLDLLLYLVRRNEVDIVSLPIARITGQFLQFLEVLELIDLDLVGDFVVMASSLVEIKSRLVLPRAEDEQPDEAPLADDPRSELIQQLLEYKKYKDAALALEHQAAEWQERYPRLTDERPRTAKDHSADPIKEVELWDLVSALSRVLQKRIVEETSSIRYDDTPISVYVERIAERVRADGRVPFSEFFEGTNLRSKIIGIFLAILELLRHHHFRAEQPDEYGDIYVLPPGSADATSAVVEPPRDTVSAPN